Proteins from a single region of Anthonomus grandis grandis chromosome 10, icAntGran1.3, whole genome shotgun sequence:
- the LOC126741516 gene encoding protein PRRC2C isoform X1 yields the protein MSTLSGNASKGEKTKPKFQSLDINNLYKISRGENTEKPAQKSSSNYIKHGMQSLGKVPNARRAPANLPSLKSEHSDSGAAVPLVPPGATGWGKQEQGGTPSSNIQQNGTPPNHQGVPPHVQGPPQLTPHQQAIAIPSTNVIPPHNKQTSGPVASAASTGGDKLWSAVMAAGGHPEGGGGGGHQPPAYQSPQFQHEFPSLSAGDGGGGGAGASRPTPSDYGPGGVNQSGLSLRPQTEGSWTQGGQRAPDGSMRGGSAPPGGPPLLTGPVGRPPSSVEILPPQVRGVLPPFMYKGSFPQGGPQHTAPGPGNNQTHHHHHPPAPLGAPRRTDNRPPRLQDNREFTASGEEVVPRPIIREEELSKLDNFGHDMGWATSDDIDYNQKLAFSDDEDRPAKREPPRQHQQGKSHDRQTPPKHGWNAPRNENRGRQSDNEDDVMVQKQRQHQKEMEVAIQRAKQRKEEEEKRFNEESRQRAQKKLQELDEKVREKRDRDRETEISPSAVPPKPISYVEIPLPDFQKDKEERKEKDNKEMQKQPPRGVQNDNMVKEEPSGFRQLTQIDGKNFSRKPAQKSERDHREQQQQQQQQQQNGPNFSRHFQSDLPPRFMKQQHQQQRGNQQQSQSQQSGQYQHYQQDTGAGGNRWSGNHPPRVPSRGEGRRGGESPERHDDREYKRQTSDESYRSSHHSQSDHLPPQKGGDNRYGDEDKQWQKDKLTDNRYAERKSDHYERERHHEDHRRSQERLISDRFERPQRPDSRDSHTSHTSHTSHGSQGSSNRRSRDSDYGKETSMGSWNEDVEAAYEEKKSNKEKFSSSSSGRVEEKRNIIVPGPITRDRIEAEDINEKRNLTQLKKGETPAQIKKVEPAKQKEEKLVSAEKTSAETIPAQEPPEPKKDPETKLPEAKKPVPPPSHDDAYKDRRNNRGGPPSQSKTSWDTRGSDFHSRAAPPPWGNKRPPSRSHHKPGGRDFYSHNTDSDGSTDTYTVEPKEPKGSKEKDEKLRENKPQEKCEKKQQTDKKEGSGGYVPRGEPSRHGRGGGSNNFRGSRMGGMGKRIDGYGPPPSKSPFGHHEDKDKREDHATDTPSSTLTTATSSADKIKQNQEALAAGIIGKARLDEDKNKPKPPKQQQQQEVSRNKSKGRKDEPDRDSNHESSDNSGKRQSISRSSSQRGGSRMGRDRNQPPPRMGDKRYESQGKKPDPQNLLTSAIADISLKGRGEGEEEQKETGTAAPEVNGDSEGFQEVKSKKSATKERPKGAEEKKGAPPPAAVRADSKDTGKVGEKKPGGPMGKPSVTQMMTAQQIQNIPPLMSTPVNPPPMMTATKSNQYDPRPNRQNNKLAPRFAKQKMQKQMQQQMLGEVGDMSKGSHGVYGVRDSQAMSQAVTCSAWDKPLGSAALRAPPEHEQSPNSAPMLGVSMEGVGLDASAASPGIGASPGSDKTLGKPGGQITDKNLLDGATPPVNTIIFENTNFKSGPVARSSSRNSIPGDKPRSRLEDNGMDNNSGNNMFGKPINDLLQKTDAGKTEAQMQIAAVFKEETDMKLDFLSADLTNLTDDKSTKNLCMTKCITSVSSTAICNADSLNMKIASVKKVWETSEQESEDPNGLSFGAPMDTAFKGTDHQQDDGHHEGFSPGGGQTASTTNVCKVKPTQQVSNATGQTISSVSQQPHSGVVGHPILLGTPLSPPPMAAAAVGVSMGPQAYAANQHLSGFPTGAPAQGVAAAAAGSGQYGISAIPSPPTVLYNSTQQLQSGLYGAFLPTADQAGVLGGQSHARAGGFGQYPGAGAYHGLGQPANSPYNTQSVYLPPAPHPPTPQAPPELYQSMNSFRLSAAGPFGQSQPLSNPTTVLMSSTSNSLMSASVKPSSQPISAIGTKAGGVGQAYQQQSQQQQQVYMAYEPAALQAANYLTGGVMQRGPAGPPVQNNVVPGLQPSSSYYSGSTGGQTGYYQQPGNSSLPSAQLPQHQAGYGLQGNVFGTHNQSHTNTGLQGSFPFLSTPIQVALSAQQYRSAAASLQNPYLKNTGQPMSGDQQAQQTSGGQRPQQLKSPSSQEVLSSVFNSAPQIPSPKSKPTGHPQNKHNNPQQSSPTSQRKYNNYYQGVGSQQNNMQQRYPPPIQRPVAFQQQNVNSVQNSGSNNKHNNRSNSNKAPGRQYYGGQSGSMSNSQIDKQDEPKVVPDVPKSANQSDLVGKDKEDPTATILKE from the exons taaaatcagcAGG GGAGAAAATACTGAAAAACCGGCACAGAAGAGTTCATCGAATTACATTAAACATGGCATGCAAAGTTTGGGCAAGGTACCTAACGCTCGTCGAGCTCCGGCTAATTTACCCTCTTTGAAATCTGAACATAGTGATTCGGGCGCAGCCGTTCCTTTAGTACCGCCAGGGGCAACAGGATGGGGCAAACAAG AACAAGGAGGTACTCCTTCGTCAAATATACAACAGAACGGAACTCCCCCGAACCATCAAGGTGTCCCGCCGCACGTTCAAGGACCACCCCAATTGACCCCTCATCAACAGGCAATTGCTATCCCCTCGACCAATGTTATTCCTCCCCACAACAAACAG ACATCAGGTCCTGTAGCGAGTGCCGCGAGTACAGGCGGCGACAAACTTTGGAGCGCGGTAATGGCGGCGGGCGGGCATCCGGAGGGCGGAGGCGGCGGCGGCCATCAGCCGCCCGCCTATCAGAGCCCCCAGTTTCAGCACGAGTTTCCCAGCCTGTCCGCTGGCGATGGCGGTGGTGGGGGTGCGGGGGCCTCCCGACCCACCCCTTCAGATTACGGACCAGGCGGCGTAAACCAATCGGGCCTAAG cCTCCGCCCACAGACCGAAGGTTCTTGGACGCAGGGCGGACAGCGCGCCCCCGACGGCTCTATGAGAGGTGGCTCGGCCCCCCCGGGGGGCCCACCGCTGCTTACGGGCCCGGTCGGCCGTCCTCCGTCCTCCGTGGAAATATTGCCGCCGCAGGTGCGGGGCGTCTTGCCCCCCTTTATGTACAAAGGTAGCTTCCCGCAAGGGGGGCCGCAGCACACTGCCCCCGGTCCCGGGAACAATCAGACTCATCACCATCATCATCCCCCAGCACCTTTGGGCGCGCCGCGTAGAACGGACAACAGACCGCCCCGTCTACAAGATAATCGGGAATTCACCGCTTCAG GTGAAGAAGTGGTACCGAGGCCGATAATCCGTGAGGAGGAGCTGAGCAAACTGGACAATTTCGGCCACGATATGGGCTGGGCCACGTCCGACGACATCGATTACAATCAGAAGTTGGCGTTTAGCGACGACGAGGATCGTCCGGCCAAACGCGAGCCTCCCCGGCAGCACCAGCAAGGGAAATCCCACGACAGACAAACGCCCCCCAAACACGGATGGAACGCCCCTAGAAACGAAAATAG AGGCAGACAGTCGGACAACGAGGACGACGTGATGGTCCAAAAACAGCGACAGCACCAGAAAGAGATGGAGGTGGCGATCCAGCGGGCGAAGCAGCGCAAAGAAGAGGAAGAGAAACGTTTTAACGAGGAGAGTCGCCAGAGGGCGCAAAAGAAATTACAAGAGTTGGACGAGAAAGTGCGAGAGAAACGGGATCGGGACCGGGAAACGGAGATCAGTCCGTCGGCGGTGCCCCCGAAACCGATCAGTTACGTCGAGATCCCGCTACCAGATTTCCAGAAGGACAAGGAGGAGCGGAAGGAGAAGGACAACAAGGAGATGCAAAAGCAGCCTCCTCGTGGCGTCCAGAACGATAATATGGTTAAAGAGGAGCCTTCTGGATTTAGGCAGTTGACTCAAATTGATG GTAAAAACTTCTCGCGTAAACCCGCCCAAAAAAGCGAGCGGGATCATCGCGAGCAGCAgcagcaacaacaacaacagcAACAAAACGGGCCGAACTTTTCGCGTCACTTCCAAAGCGATTTGCCGCCCAGGTTCATGAAGCAGCAACATCAGCAGCAGCGCGGAAATCAACAACAGAGCCAATCGCAGCAGTCCGGTCAGTATCAACATTATCAGCAGGATACTGGGGCGGGCGGTAATCGGTGGTCCGGCAATCATCCGCCGCGGGTACCGAGCCGCGGCGAGGGACGTAGAGGAGGGGAGAGTCCCGAGAGACACGACGACCGCGAGTACAAGAGACAGACCTCGGACGAGAGCTATCGTAGCTCTCACCATTCCCAGTCCGATCATTTACCACCGCAGAAGGGTGGGGATAACCGTTACG GTGACGAAGACAAGCAATGGCAAAAGGATAAACTGACCGATAACCGATACGCGGAAAGAAAGTCGGACCATTATGAGCGCGAGAGGCACCACGAGGACCACCGCAGGTCTCAGGAGCGATTGATCAGCGACCGATTCGAGCGGCCTCAACGGCCCGACAGTCGCGATTCTCACACGTCGCACACCTCTCATACCTCGCACGGCTCTCAGGGCTCCTCGAATCGGCGATCCAGAGACTCCGATTACGGAAAAGAGACGTCGATGGGCTCGTGGAACGAGGACGTGGAGGCGGCCTACGAGGAGAAGAAGAGCAACAAGGAGAAGTTTAGCAGCAGCAGCAGCGGCAGAGTGGAAGAGAAAAGGAACATAATCGTGCCGGGTCCGATCACTAGGGATCGCATCGAGGCCGAGGACATCAATGAGAAACGGAACCTGACCCAGTTGAAGAAGGGCGAAACGCCCGCGCAAATTAAGAAGGTCGAACCCGCGAAGCAG AAAGAAGAGAAACTCGTATCAGCGGAAAAAACGTCGGCAGAAACCATTCCCGCGCAAGAACCACCAGAACCTAAAAAGGACCCCGAAACAAAACTGCCTGAAGCAAAAAAACCGGTGCCACCGCCATCCCACGACGACGCCTATAAAGACCGTCGAAACAACCGTGGGGGGCCCCCGAGCCAAAGCAAGACCAGCTGGGACACACGGGGGTCAGACTTTCATTCCAGAGCGGCCCCACCGCCGTGGGGCAACAAAAGACCGCCGTCCCGGAGCCACCACAAGCCTGGGGGTAGGGACTTTTATAGCCACAACACGGACAGTGACGGCTCTACGGACACTTACACGGTCGAACCTAAAGAACCGAAGGGATCGAaggaaaaagatgaaaaattgCGCGAGAATAAACCACAAGAAAAGTGCGAAAAGAAACAGCAAACTGATAAAAAAGAGGGTAGTGGTGGTTACGTACCCCGTGGGGAGCCTTCCAGGCACGGCAGGGGCGGCGGCTCCAACAATTTCCGCGGCAGCAGAATGGGCGGCATGGGTAAAAGAATCGACGGCTACGGCCCGCCTCCCTCTAAAAGTCCCTTTGGACATCACGAGGATAAGGATAAGAGGGAGGACCATGCTACTGATACGCCCTCGTCTACACTCACCACAGCCACCTCGAGCGCCGACAAAATCAAGCAGAATCAAGAGGCCCTTGCCGCAGGAATAATCGGTAAGGCCCGACTGGACGAGGATAAAAACAAACCGAAACCaccgaagcagcagcagcagcaagaGGTGAGCCGTAACAAATCCAAGGGCAGAAAGGACGAACCCGATAGAGACAGCAATCACGAATCGTCCGATAATAGTGGCAAGCGACAGTCGATTAGTCGATCGTCGTCGCAAAGGGGCGGCAGCCGCATGGGTAGGGATCGTAATCAGCCGCCCCCGAGAATGGGCGATAAACGGTACGAGTCGCAAGGGAAGAAACCGGACCCGCAGAATTTGTTGACCAGCGCGATCGCCGATATTTCTTTGAAGGGTCGGGGCGAGGGTGAGGAGGAGCAGAAGGAAACCGGGACGGCGGCACCGGAGGTGAACGGAGACTCGGAGGGATTCCAGGAGGTGAAGAGCAAAAAGTCGGCGACGAAAGAGCGACCGAAAGGGGCGGAGGAGAAGAAGGGGGCCCCGCCGCCCGCCGCGGTCAGGGCGGATAGCAAAGATACGGGGAAAGTCGGAGAGAAGAAACCCG GTGGCCCCATGGGCAAGCCGAGCGTCACTCAGATGATGACCGCCCAGCAAATTCAGAACATCCCCCCGCTGATGTCCACCCCGGTAAATCCGCCCCCGATGATGACGGCGACCAAATCGAACCAGTACGATCCGCGACCAAACAGGCAAAATAATAAGTTAGCGCCAAG atttgcaaaacaaaaaatgcaaaaacaaaTGCAACAGCAAATGCTCGGAGAGGTTGGCGATATGTCTAAAGGGTCGCATGGAGTTTACGGAGTGAGGGATTCCCAAGCCATGTCGCAAGCCGTGACTTGTTCGGCATGGGATAAACCGTTGGGATCGGCGGCCCTTAGGGCGCCCCCCGAGCACGAACAATCGCCCAATTCGGCCCCAATGCTTGGCGTTTCGATGGAGGGAGTCGGTTTAGATGCGTCTGCTGCTAGTCCGGGTATTGGAGCCAGTCCCGGAAGCGATaag ACTCTCGGAAAACCGGGCGGTCAAATAACCGACAAGAACTTGCTAGACGGCGCCACCCCACCAGTAAACACCATCATTTTCGAGAACACCAATTTCAAATCGGGACCGGTGGCGCGTAGTTCGTCACGCAATTCGATCCCGGGTGATAAACCGCGTTCCAGACTTGAGGACAACGGCATGGACAACAATTCCGGCAACAACATGTTCGGCAAACCGATCAACGATCTGCTACAGAAAACGGACGCGGGAAAAACGGAGGCGCAGATGCAGATCGCGGCCGTTTTCAAGGAGGAAACCGACATGAAGTTGGACTTTTTGAGCGCCGACTTGACCAATTTAACGGACGACAAGTCGACGAAGAATTTGTGCATGACCAAGTGTATCACGTCTGTTAGCAG tacgGCCATTTGTAATGCGGACTCGTTAAATATGAAGATCGCCTCGGTGAAAAAAGTGTGGGAAACGTCCGAGCAAGAGTCGGAAGACCCGAACGGGCTCAGTTTTGGAGCACCAATGGACACCGCGTTCAAGGGCACTGACCATCAGCAGGACGATGGACACCACGAGGGATTCAGTCCTGGCGGTGGTCAAACGGCCTCAACCACTAACGTTTGCAAG GTGAAACCAACGCAACAAGTATCGAATGCGACCGGCCAAACAATCTCGTCGGTATCGCAACAACCGCACTCGGGCGTGGTCGGCCACCCGATATTGTTGGGCACGCCGCTCTCCCCTCCGCCGATGGCCGCCGCTGCAGTGGGCGTGTCCATGGGCCCCCAAGCGTACGCGGCCAATCAACATCTGTCGGGATTCCCGACGGGGGCGCCGGCCCAGGGCGTGGCGGCGGCCGCCGCCGGTTCCGGACAATACGGGATTTCTGCGATCCCCTCGCCGCCCACCGTGCTGTACAACTCGACGCAACAATTACAGTCGGGGCTGTACGGGGCGTTTCTGCCCACAGCCGACCAGGCGGGAGTCTTGGGCGGACAGAGTCACGCTAGAGCGGGCGGATTCGGACAGTATCCCGGTGCCGGGGCGTATCACGGACTGGGACAACCCGCCAATTCCCCATATAATACGCAATCG GTCTATTTACCTCCCGCTCCACACCCGCCGACCCCCCAGGCGCCACCGGAATTATATCAATCGATGAACAGCTTCAGATTATCGGCGGCGGGTCCGTTCGGCCAAAGTCAGCCCCTCAGCAATCCGACCACGGTCCTGATGAGTTCGACCAGTAACAGTTTGATGTCTGCTAGCGTGAAGCCGAGCAGCCAACCAATCAGCGCTATCG GTACAAAAGCAGGCGGCGTGGGTCAGGCGTATCAGCAGCAGTCGCAGCAACAGCAGCAGGTTTATATGGCGTACGAGCCGGCGGCTTTGCAGGCGGCCAATTATTTGACCGGCGGCGTGATGCAACGGGGACCGGCGGGTCCACCTGTTCAGAATAATGTCGTGCCCGGGCTACAGCCCTCCTCGTCTTACTATTCTGGATCTACAG GTGGCCAAACGGGTTATTATCAACAACCGGGCAATTCGTCGTTGCCGTCCGCCCAATTGCCGCAACATCAAGCAGGTTACGGCCTACAAGGAAACGTTTTCGGAACGCACAATCAGTCTCATACGAATACCGGCCTTCAG GGGTCGTTTCCTTTCCTCTCGACGCCCATTCAAGTGGCATTAAGCGCGCAACAGTACCGATCGGCGGCGGCCAGTCTACAAAACCCTTACTTGAAGAACACTGGACAACCGATGtcag GGGATCAGCAGGCTCAGCAAACGTCTGGAGGTCAAAGGCCTCAGCAACTGAAGAGCCCCAGTAGCCAAGAAGTTTTATCATCAGTTTTCAATTCGG CCCCTCAAATTCCCTCGCCGAAATCCAAACCGACCGGTCATCCCCAAAACAAACATAATAATCCGCAACAGTCGAGCCCCACCTCACAAAggaaatacaataattattatcagGGGGTCGGGAGTCAACAAAATAAC ATGCAACAAAGGTACCCGCCGCCGATTCAACGGCCGGTGGCTTTCCAGCAACAAAACGTGAATTCTGTACAAAACAGCGGTTCAAATAATAAGCACAACAATAGGAGTAATTCTAATAAGGCTCCCGGCAGACAATACTATGGCGGACAGA